From the genome of Toxoplasma gondii ME49 chromosome XII, whole genome shotgun sequence:
GCAGACTACAGATGCGACTCTACTTAAGTCGTTACGCTACAAGACGTCGCGCAGAATGTAAAAAAGAAAATTACTGTGAATCAGCCCTCTACACCACTGACCACAGCACCTGTCACAGTTGATCGTTTGACGGCAGCAACAGCGagcctgcatgcaagaagTCGCAAGTTATCTATGGCGTCAGTTTGATTTAGGACGGCTGTCGTTGTATCTTCACCAGCTACATTCGTATCTTTGTCGGGAAACCAATGAACGTGCAAAAAGTGCTTTCAGTGGAAGTGTGAGCGAGAACGCTACCCGAGGTTTACACGGAGGTTGGTAGGTAGCAGAAGGTCCCGATGCAGCAGGCAGGTGTGGTAAGTGAGAAGAGAGTATTCGGCGACCAGCAATAGAAAGTTTTTACTACCATTGAACGATGCTTaagaaacgcagagcacTCATCATGGAAGGGACATCTAGATTTCGCTAATCGTCACCAACGAGAAGCGCTTCCCACGTTCGGGTACGACCGGCTCGACTTATGTGACCCTCTGATCCACTCTCCTCAGACTATCGCAACGACCACCGCATTTCTATCACCACCATGATTGGTCCACGCGTATGTGCATGTTGTTACGCTCAATACCACTTCCGGACTCGGTAAATACAATTACAGAGTTGTTATCCATTTCTGTTCTGTGCTTCGCAGTGGATCGGGGGCGAGTTTGCTCGCAGCACTAAGGCAGGGTGTGATGGGACTTCCGCTCCTAGGCCGCAGCGGACTGATGTGAGAATTTGGGTGGCGGGCATACTGAAGAGGAGGGTTTCTTTGTGATTACCGTTTCGCTTGAACAGTGTCCGGATTTCGTCTTCGAAAAATCACAGAGTTGCCTTACACTCAATCGTTTACCGAGGCACGTAGACGGCGCAGGGACGGATGCAGAATAACCTCTGCATCCAGAAGATAAGCTCGGGCAGAACAGCAGAAATTCGACATTTGTCCGAAACTGGTGTGTTTACCTCCACAATGCTTGAAGAACGTTGGCATACCACTGAAACCCCAAAATGAACTTTTTTTTGTTGCGCCGTACAGTGCGGTGACAGACGCTTGCCTTCACGGTCAGGCCAGTGGTTCCCGTTACATGAGAGGCTCCGCCCTCTGTTTTCCTTGTTTATGCCCTTCCATGGTTGCTCCCTCAAAGTGCTTTGTTGTTCCATGCGTTTATCCGAATTTTTTTTACAGCGAGCGGGAAAGCCTGTTCCGCCGTGCGGTGTCTTTTCGCGACCGTCTGTTTGGAGACCTACTAGTCTCTTTACCGAACTCAGTAGCCGGCCTGTTCTGTTTCCTGTGCTTTAGTTGCCTTTGGCATACCGAAAATACGAGGACGGCAGAGTGTACGTGGAAGAGGCGACGTGGCCACTTTTGATGACCCCGACAACCGGGTGATACGCGTACTCGAGAGCGACAGTGACCGTGCGGTTTCGGAGACTGCGGCCGTTGTCTCTCAGAGGGTACTTGTTTATAACGCCCTCGAAATCTATTATGGCATCATCGGGGTCGGTGATGATGCGATCCCAGACAATCACTTCGTTGCGCGGGTTCTTCGGCGTCTCGTACCTGACAATGACGTAAACGAAAAGCTGCTGCGTGTTCCAATTGAAGCAACTGGTCAGGTCTGCCTGGATATTCAGCGCCACCTGTGCTTGCTCGCCCTACACACAGCGCAGAAGACACGCAATGCAAAACAGCATGACATATATGTGAATCATGATCCCACTATGACATGTTCACAACGACACTAGGTTTCGGGGTGATCAACACTGGCACTTACCAGAAAGTACACGCCCTAACAGCCGTAGACCACGCTGTTCTTTCAAAACAAATCCAGCCGGCACCCAAATGATCGGCCGCCGGAATTCCAGATTCAACTCCCCATTCCACCGTCTGACTATTCCCTCCAACATTTCTTCGATAAATTGAGCAGCTCCATTCGTGCTCCTCACGTATACCTGAGCCACAGGTACTCGGCACGGTCTGCCGCAGTTTCACCCATGTACGACGACTTTATCGCTCTGGAAAATTTCAAACCACTCGTCTTTTTCGCAATTCCTCTTTTCTGGCTTACTTGGAGTGCATTGTTGACTCCGAACTCATACACTTCGGCGATCGACACTTTTCCCGTTGGGTCTGCCTGAAACAGATACGTCGAAAAGTGGTTTCCCACTGCCGCCAAGGCGAGTGCTGCTAGAAGGGTGCAGACGACTGCATTTCCGCGATTCAAATACGTATCCATCCTCGCgaaagtgcatgcaaaaagaCGTGCACAGCACGGGAGCGCAACGCGTCAGAGCAGAGACCGTTCGGCAAGACACGCTAAGCGACACGTTCCCGTCCTCCACAGGCTCCTGGCGTGGATGCCTCGGGAATCCGTGCTCAAGAGGTTGGCACTGAAAAAGGTGCAGAGCTGCCTTGCTTCTGTGGAACTCTAAGAAAAAGCAGCTGaccagaaaaacgagaggaa
Proteins encoded in this window:
- a CDS encoding signal peptidase subunit protein (encoded by transcript TGME49_300060~Signal peptide predicted by SignalP 2.0 HMM (probability 0.934) with cleavage site probability 0.534 at residue 22~Predicted trans-membrane domain (TMHMM2.0):8-31), translated to MDTYLNRGNAVVCTLLAALALAAVGNHFSTYLFQADPTGKVSIAEVYEFGVNNALQGEQAQVALNIQADLTSCFNWNTQQLFVYVIVRYETPKNPRNEVIVWDRIITDPDDAIIDFEGVINKYPLRDNGRSLRNRTVTVALEYAYHPVVGVIKSGHVASSTYTLPSSYFRYAKGN